In Pleurocapsa minor HA4230-MV1, the genomic window GATTTTAAATAATCCTCATAAATTAGTGTTTTCAAGCAAAAAAAACGATCGCCTTCAAGCCAAAAGCGATCGCTTAATCCTTAATATCTAACTACTAAATAGCAACTTGGGAAGCTACTTTTGCCGACTCTTGTTGAGCAGCATAAAGACGGTTTAACGCCTTAATATAAGCCTTAGCAGAAGCGACGATAATATCAGTATTAGCTGCACGACCAGAATAGACCCGATCCTGATAGCGTAGTCGAATTGTCACCTCACCGATCGCATCGATCCCAGCAGTAACAGACTGTACCGAAAATTCAATCAGCTCATTGGGAATATTTGTCACGCGATTGATCGCCTTGTAAATCGCATCAACAGGCCCTGTACCAATGGCTGCATCGGTAAGTTCCTCACCATCAGGAGTGCGAATAGTTACAGTAGCAGTAGGTTGAGAGCGATCGCCACAGGATATTTGCACTAACTCTAAACGAAATAATTCAGGAGGTTGTCTAATCTCGTCATTGACAATCGCTTCAATGTCCCAGTCACTAATTTCTTTTTTCTTGTCGGCAACATCTTTAAAACGGATAAAGGCTTTATTGAGGTCGGTTTCAGAAAGTTCAAAGCCTAATTCAGCCAAACGAGTACGGAAAGCATTACGCCCAGAATGTTTACCTAAGATAATCTGTTGGTTATCATTCAAGCCAATAGACTTGGCATCCATAATTTCGTAGGTCAACCGATTTTTCAATACTCCATCTTGGTGAATTCCCGACTCGTGGGCGAAGGCGTTTGCACCGACAATTGCTTTATTGGGCTGTACTATTACCCCAGTGCGGTTAGATACTAGACGAGAAGTTTTATAAATCTGCTTGGTATCTATATTAGTTAGAGGATCGGTAGATTCTGCTGGTCTACCTAAAAAGGGATTAAAGTACTGACGGCGCACATGAAGCGCCATTACCAACTCTTCTAAAGCAGCATTTCCTGCTCGTTCACCAATACCGTTAATGGTACATTCTAACTGTCTAGCGCCATTTTTAATTGCTTCAAGGAAGTTAGCTACAGCCAAACCCAGATCATTATGACCATGAACGGAAACAACTGCTCGATCAATATTTGGTACATTTTCACAGATACCTTTAATCAAGTCCCCAAATTCTGTCGGAGTCGTATAGCCAACAGTATCGGGAATATTAACCGTAGTTGCCCCAGCAGCGATCGCCGCTTCTAATACTTGATACAGATACTCTGAGTCAGTCCGCACCGCATCCATGGGGGAAAATTCCACATCATCCATAAAGGACTTGGCATAAGCCACCATCTCTTGAGCAATGTCTAAAACTTCACTACGAGATTTCTTCAATTGATATTCCAAATGAATATCAGAAGTCGAAATAAAAGTATGAATTCTACCCTTAGCAGCAGGTTGAAGTGCTTCGGCAGCAGCCTCAATGTCCGCTTTAATAGCTCTAGCTAAACTACAGATCACAGGGCCGTTTTCAGTTCCCACCTGCTGCGCAATTTTCTGTACAGCTTCAAAATCTCCAGGACTAGCAAAAGCAAACCCAGCTTCAATTACATCAACTCCCAGTCGGGATAGAGAATGGGCAATTTCCAGTTTTTCTTCAACGTTGAGGGTTGCCCCAGGAGACTGTTCTCCATCTCTTAAGGTGGTGTCGAAAATAATAATGCGGTTGTTTGAATTGTCCATAGTCCAAATACTTTGGGGGAATTTGCAATATTAAAAATTATAGGCGATTTGTCCCAGAGGATGAATGCCGAATAAGTAAAATTATAGGTATTTATTCTTTCCCATACTGATCGAGGCGATCGCCTCAAAATTATTAGTGTAAGAAAAGTAACTTGCAAAGAGCAAAAATTCTACGAAGAATATCAATTAGGTTAATGATAAGCCGATCGCACTACTCATAAAATTCCTCAACGTGCTTTTTGCAAAAATTCTTCTGGATTGATGTTTGCTTGTTTTAAAATAGCCCGCAATGTTCCTTCAGGCAAATCACCTGTATGTTTGGGAATTGTTGTATAGCAATTTGTTTCAGCATTAAACCAAATTTCATGGCTACCAGCAGCCTGACGGTGAAATTCAAATCCAAATTCTTGCAAAACTTTAATGATTTTGCGATATTTAAACCCTGATAGTCTTCCCATAACTAATTACTGACCAATCACTAAGGGATAGTCAAAAGAATCTGCAATAGGATTAAGAGTTATGTTTGTCTGGGATTCGATTAGCTTGTGAGCAACGTCGCGAGCAATTTCTAGAGTTTCGGCAATGGTTCTACCCTGAACAACAAGTCCTTGAAGGTCATCTGTCGTTGCTAAATAATAACCTTCTGGAAGTTTCTCTATGTGCAAATTAATAATTTTTTCCATTCCTTAGTTTGCTTTATTTAATCAACTTTTATTTATATATTTTATGCGTGAAAAGCAGAATTAAAAAATTCAGCATAAAGCGATCGCTTTTTCAAACAGAGCAGACGTAAGGCGATCGCTGTACTGCTCAAGCTCCGTTGTGAACCCAGCTAAGTTTCAGAAAGCCTTATACTAAAACGTAGTAAAATTGATGTATTTTATAATTCTTATTTTAAATTTCGATAATATGAAACTTTTAGTATCGTTCATCGCCTCGACATTTTTATTTTCTGCTACTTTGGGTTTATACCCAATTATCTCTACTGAAAAAACGACTGTTCAAGCCCAAGAAGCAAACCTTAACTCTGCCGAAGCTTACTATAATCGCGGATTTTCTTACGCTGAGCAAGGTAAATATGAATTAGCTATTGCTGACTTTAACCAAGCAATTAAAATCGATCCTAATAATGCGCTACCTTATATAGGTCGAGCAGACTTGTACGTTGTGCAAGGTAAAAATAAGTTAGCCAGAACCGATTTAGAAAAAGCAAAACAGTTACTTCGAGTTCAAGGTGATGCAAGTGCAGTCTTGACAGAAAAGGTTGATCACTTGTTGAGAGAACTTCCTTAGAAATTAATCAACTTTTAGATAATTTCTTTTTAAATAAATCAAGCGAGCTAAATCGTCATCGCCAAAATTATGCTTAAAGCGATCGTTTATCCTTTAGGGCTTTTTTCAAAGTATCAGATGTAAAGCGATCGCTCTAGGGAAAAGTTTCGCGATCGCTAAAGAGAAGCCTAATCTCGCTTATCGACTCGATAAAGTTTTTTGAGTTTTGTTTCTCGCCTCAACAACCAGCCAAATTTCCTGCCACCGATCGATGATTATTTGTCTCATTTTGTTGGATTGCCATTGAGGAATACTACGGGTTTGAGAGTCTTTAAGTTGAGTCATGATCTTATTTTTCAATCTAAATCTAAAAAAAGCGGATATTTAGGAGTAACATTTGGTTTGTGCTAATTTTCTCGTGGGAGTCTTGCCACCATTGGGTTTCATACAATGCTAAGAAAAAGTATGATTCCAAGCTTGAGCAGCATCATTAAATAATCCAGCTTGACTAGTGTCGCCAGCGATCGCTTTAATGACCTTATCAAGGGACTTGCTATCTAAGTCTGTTCCCTTGACGGCATCATTGTATTCACTAACAATTGGTGATCGTAACGTAGTTTCGAGTAATAAAAAATACTCATCCCCTGGAGGGGGAATAGGTCTACTTGAGCGTCAACGAATTGAGACTAACCCTGTTTTAAACAAGTAAAGACTTTACTAAGTAGGTAGGCAAAATAATTGATCAAACCCCTACCCTTAGAGCTATGTGTTACTCGTTACTCGTTACTCGTTACTTGTTACTCCCTAACCTCATTTCCAATTTAATTACACCCACCTACTTATTTCCCCGCAGTAGCCACTTGTTGCTTTTTCTCTGTTCTACGTCTTGGTATTTCATAAGAGTAGAAATCATAAGCTAGTTTAGTCTGCGGAAAAATTGCTCTCGCCTCTTGCTTGAGGTCATTCAACTGGATCGGGTTTCCTGGAGCATAACGAGGACTAAAGTGAGTCATGATTAACTGTTTAACCCCAGCTAATAAAGCTACCTGGGCTGCCATCGTGGTTGTGGAGTGCATTTTTTCAAACGCCATCTGTGCATCCTGATGGGCAAAAGTTGCTTCATGAATTAAAACATCTGCATCCTGAGCTAATTCTACTGCCGCCTCACAAAATACCGTATCGGTACAATAGACAAACTTACGTCCCACCTCTGGTTGACCACATAAATCTTGGCCGTTAATTTTTCGACCATCTTCTAAGGTAACTACTTGTCCTTGTTTTAACTTGCCGTAAACTGGGCCTGGAGGGATGCCTAATGACTTAGCTTTTTCCAGGTTAAACATTCCAGGACGGTCTTTTTCAACTACGCGATAACCGTGAGCAGGAATGCGATGCTTTAATAACTGACAGCTAACGCTAAATTCATCATCTTCATAGAGTAAGCCCGTTTTAACCGTATGAATTTTCAGGCGAGAACCAAAATTCATATAAGAATACTTAGCAGCAGCATGAAGATATTCTTTTAATCCTTCGGGGCCATAAATGTCGATTGGTTGACCAGTTCCAGCTAAGCCACAGCTAGCAATTAAACCCATCAAGCCAAAGGTATGATCGCCATGCATATGTGTGACAAAGATGCGTCGAATCTGAGAACTTTTTAGGTCGCTACGCTGAAGCTGATGTTGTGTTCCTTCTCCACAGTCAAACAGCCACACCTCAGCACGTTGAGGCAGACGCAGGGCTACACTTGAAACATTTCGCGATCGCGTTGGTACTCCAGAACTAGTACCTAAAAAAGTTATTTCCACGCTAGTTTGAACAATGAACAGTAATCAATCAACAGTGAATAATTATCTTAGCAATTAAGTACGACCCTTGAAAATATTTAAGTTTCGCTTTTTCCTTTTTTTCTTTCCCTGTCTTCACCAGGAAGTTAATTGATTAAATGTAGAAATAATACAATTGCTCAATATTTATTCATGATATCCATAATATATATATTTCAATCGTTAATAGATTCCCATAAAGGATCGATTTATCTATTTTTCCTACCGATTAATTGTGAACAATGCCAAGATAAAAGAATATTTAATTATGTTCAAAATTCTTCTAACATTAGTTAGGTAGTTAAGTAAAATATTACGTTTTAAACATATAGCTATTTATTTGGCAATTAAATTTAAGGCTTACTTAATTTTCTAGAAGAAATAAGTTGCAATTTTTGGTGTGAATGAGGATTGGGGATAATGTTAAGAAGTCGAAGTATGCTCTGCCAAATGGCATCTATTATTGGTGCTTTATTGCTATTGGCATCAAATGGTGAAGCTATTGCCGAATCAAGGAATAAAGGTGATATTTCTCAGAAGCAAGATAAGATTAACTTGCCGAACAGCAGTCGTCAAGAATATTTTGTTAATAATTTAGAGCAGGAAAACTTGTCAACCAAGACAAATCCAAATTTAATTAGTCAAAACAACATTATCCAGCAATTTCAGGATATTCAACCAACAGATTGGTCATATCAAGCTCTACAAAATTTAATTGAACGTTATGGCTGTATTAGTGGATTTAACGATCGCACTTTTCGCGGGGAACAAGCTATTTCCCGTGCTGAATTTTCCGCTGGTCTTAACTCTTGTTTAAATAAGATTGAAAAAATAATTGCTCAGACCAAAAATGTACCCCAAATAGATATAGATACAGTTTTGCGCTTGATGCAGGAGTATCAGTCAGAATTAGCGATCCTTCAGGGTAGAACAGACGGTTCTCAGGCACGACTACTAGATTTAGAAGCGACACAATTCACTACCACTAGCAAACTACAGGGAGAAGCAATCTTGGGCTTAGGTAGTATTTTAGCTGGAGATAGCGATCGCACCAGTACAATTTTAGGTAGTCGTTTGAGGTTAGATTTTAAGACTAGTTTTCAGGGGGATGATCTATTATTTACCAGGTTATCGCAGAGTGATTTTTCGGGTTTTGCGTCGGAAATTGATACTTTTCAAGGCGGTTTGGCTTTTGCCGAACCTGATAGTTCAGATGATTCTAATATACGTCTGGATACTTTACATTATTCCTTTAATCTTGGCGATCGCTTAGGTTTAATTGTCGGTGCAGCAGGGGTAGATGCTGATGATATTGCCCCGTCAATCAACTTCTTAGATGGCGATGGCGGTTCAGGTGCAGTTTCTCGTTTTGGCACCAGAAATCCCCTTTACTATCCATCATCAGATGCTGGATTAGGGGTTAATTATCGTCCGACTGAACAAGTTAAGATTGATGCGGGTTATCTTGCCTCCTCTGCTAATGAGTCAACCTCTGGCAACGGTTTATTTAATGGCCCCTACAGCGCTTTAGGACAAATTACCCTAGAACCCTCTAAAAGCCTGAGTCTAGCTGCTACCTATATTCATAGCTACAACCAAAGCGATACGGAAACAGGGACTAGTCAATCTAATTTGCGCTCGCAAACAGCAGTATTGTTTGGTGCAGAAGTTCCTACAGTTAGCAATTCCTATGGCTTAGAATTGTCTTGGGCAATTAGCGATCGCATCATTATCGGTGGCTGGGGTGGCTTGAGTAAAGTCAGAAACCTTGATACCTTAAACGAACAGATTGACCGTGGCACGCAAAACATTTGGAATTGGGCAGCAACTCTGGCAATACCAGACTTAGGGAAAGAAGGTAGCCTTGCAGGTATTGTAGTCGGCAGCGAACCTCAAGTGACCAATTCCACTATCGAAAATCTGCCAGAAGATAGTAGTTCTTTGCATTTAGAAGCTTTTTATCAATATCAGGTAAGTAATAATATTGCCATTACCCCTGGAGTAATTTGGATTACCAAGCCAGATAGTAATACGCTAAATACTGATGACTTAGTAATTGGCACTGTTAGGACTACTTTTAGCTTTTAACTCGTTGCAGCTTAATCATTTTGCTTTGACTTTTGACTTTTATAGCCATACGTCAAAACCTTATGACATTTTTGAAATACTAGTTCCGTCTTATTTCCTATTTCTTACTTCCTACTTCCTACTTCCTATTTCCTATTTCCTATTTCCTACTTACGAGCCGCTCACCCTAATTGTCCTAATCTAACTTTATACGGCTATAACTCTTGACTCTTAACTGATATAACAATTAAGCTAGCGGGAATTAATTGGAACAGTTGATCTAATATGCCTCTCTATTTTTCTCTGGCAGAACTCGATACAATTCTCAAGCACAATCTTTTAAAAACTACTGGTGCGGATTTAAACGTATCTGTATTGGGCATCACCACGGACACCCGCATTATTAAACCTCAAGAACTATTTGTCGCTTTGGTAGGGGAAAACTTCGATGGACACAATTTTGTTGAGCAAGCAGTAGACCAAGGTGCGATCGCCCTAATTGTCAATCGTCAAATTGAATCTCTAGCTGTTCCCCAATTTATCGTTAGAGACACCCTCAAGGCGTATCAGCAAATTGCTCAGTGGTGGCGCGATCTCTTTAACATTCCTGTCATTGGTGTTACGGGTTCAGTGGGTAAAACTAGTACTAAAGAATTAATCTCCGCTGTGTTAGGCACTAAGGGAAAAGTACTCAAAACTGAAGCTAATTTTAATAATGAAATTGGTGTGCCGAAAACTCTTTTGCA contains:
- a CDS encoding 2-isopropylmalate synthase, translating into MDNSNNRIIIFDTTLRDGEQSPGATLNVEEKLEIAHSLSRLGVDVIEAGFAFASPGDFEAVQKIAQQVGTENGPVICSLARAIKADIEAAAEALQPAAKGRIHTFISTSDIHLEYQLKKSRSEVLDIAQEMVAYAKSFMDDVEFSPMDAVRTDSEYLYQVLEAAIAAGATTVNIPDTVGYTTPTEFGDLIKGICENVPNIDRAVVSVHGHNDLGLAVANFLEAIKNGARQLECTINGIGERAGNAALEELVMALHVRRQYFNPFLGRPAESTDPLTNIDTKQIYKTSRLVSNRTGVIVQPNKAIVGANAFAHESGIHQDGVLKNRLTYEIMDAKSIGLNDNQQIILGKHSGRNAFRTRLAELGFELSETDLNKAFIRFKDVADKKKEISDWDIEAIVNDEIRQPPELFRLELVQISCGDRSQPTATVTIRTPDGEELTDAAIGTGPVDAIYKAINRVTNIPNELIEFSVQSVTAGIDAIGEVTIRLRYQDRVYSGRAANTDIIVASAKAYIKALNRLYAAQQESAKVASQVAI
- a CDS encoding ribonuclease Z, translated to MEITFLGTSSGVPTRSRNVSSVALRLPQRAEVWLFDCGEGTQHQLQRSDLKSSQIRRIFVTHMHGDHTFGLMGLIASCGLAGTGQPIDIYGPEGLKEYLHAAAKYSYMNFGSRLKIHTVKTGLLYEDDEFSVSCQLLKHRIPAHGYRVVEKDRPGMFNLEKAKSLGIPPGPVYGKLKQGQVVTLEDGRKINGQDLCGQPEVGRKFVYCTDTVFCEAAVELAQDADVLIHEATFAHQDAQMAFEKMHSTTTMAAQVALLAGVKQLIMTHFSPRYAPGNPIQLNDLKQEARAIFPQTKLAYDFYSYEIPRRRTEKKQQVATAGK
- a CDS encoding iron uptake porin, with amino-acid sequence MASIIGALLLLASNGEAIAESRNKGDISQKQDKINLPNSSRQEYFVNNLEQENLSTKTNPNLISQNNIIQQFQDIQPTDWSYQALQNLIERYGCISGFNDRTFRGEQAISRAEFSAGLNSCLNKIEKIIAQTKNVPQIDIDTVLRLMQEYQSELAILQGRTDGSQARLLDLEATQFTTTSKLQGEAILGLGSILAGDSDRTSTILGSRLRLDFKTSFQGDDLLFTRLSQSDFSGFASEIDTFQGGLAFAEPDSSDDSNIRLDTLHYSFNLGDRLGLIVGAAGVDADDIAPSINFLDGDGGSGAVSRFGTRNPLYYPSSDAGLGVNYRPTEQVKIDAGYLASSANESTSGNGLFNGPYSALGQITLEPSKSLSLAATYIHSYNQSDTETGTSQSNLRSQTAVLFGAEVPTVSNSYGLELSWAISDRIIIGGWGGLSKVRNLDTLNEQIDRGTQNIWNWAATLAIPDLGKEGSLAGIVVGSEPQVTNSTIENLPEDSSSLHLEAFYQYQVSNNIAITPGVIWITKPDSNTLNTDDLVIGTVRTTFSF
- a CDS encoding DUF1902 domain-containing protein — translated: MEKIINLHIEKLPEGYYLATTDDLQGLVVQGRTIAETLEIARDVAHKLIESQTNITLNPIADSFDYPLVIGQ
- a CDS encoding type II toxin-antitoxin system HicA family toxin, whose product is MGRLSGFKYRKIIKVLQEFGFEFHRQAAGSHEIWFNAETNCYTTIPKHTGDLPEGTLRAILKQANINPEEFLQKAR
- a CDS encoding tetratricopeptide repeat protein; the protein is MKLLVSFIASTFLFSATLGLYPIISTEKTTVQAQEANLNSAEAYYNRGFSYAEQGKYELAIADFNQAIKIDPNNALPYIGRADLYVVQGKNKLARTDLEKAKQLLRVQGDASAVLTEKVDHLLRELP